Proteins from a single region of bacterium:
- a CDS encoding MoxR family ATPase, with amino-acid sequence MPEHALDETVRGQVDGFAADYERVRDAVHRAIVGMDEVVDGVLITLFAGGNALLEGVPGLGKTMLVRTLAQVLACEFSRIQFTPDLMPSDITGTHIIEESPEGKTRRFMPGPVFANIILADEINRATPKTQSAMLEAMQEQSVTVMGETRQLKQPFMVLATENPLEMEGTYPLPEAQLDRFMFKLMVPFPDEDELLKIMNLTTGDLAASLSQVIDGARIVEMRNLVRRVPIAEHVKRLAIRYVLASHPDNDAAAPLVKRYVKYGPSPRGVQALILGGKVRALLAKRYNVASEDIRKCAPAALRHRLILNFEAEAEGVDPDKIVEEVISLVEMPVVEPV; translated from the coding sequence ATGCCTGAACACGCATTAGACGAAACGGTACGCGGCCAGGTGGACGGATTTGCGGCTGACTATGAGCGCGTTCGCGACGCTGTTCATCGCGCGATTGTGGGAATGGATGAAGTTGTTGACGGAGTGTTAATCACGCTGTTCGCGGGAGGGAACGCACTGCTGGAAGGGGTTCCGGGTTTGGGTAAAACGATGCTCGTCCGCACGTTGGCTCAAGTGTTGGCGTGTGAGTTTTCCCGCATTCAATTCACTCCAGACCTGATGCCTTCGGATATCACGGGCACACACATTATCGAGGAAAGTCCGGAGGGAAAGACCCGAAGGTTCATGCCCGGCCCCGTTTTCGCGAATATAATTCTTGCGGACGAAATAAACCGGGCGACCCCGAAAACGCAAAGCGCGATGCTGGAAGCGATGCAAGAGCAGAGCGTGACGGTAATGGGCGAAACACGCCAGCTCAAACAGCCGTTCATGGTGTTGGCCACGGAGAATCCGCTTGAAATGGAGGGAACCTATCCGCTTCCCGAGGCGCAGCTTGATCGTTTTATGTTCAAACTTATGGTGCCGTTTCCGGACGAGGACGAGCTGCTGAAAATAATGAACTTGACTACGGGTGACTTAGCGGCATCCCTGTCGCAGGTGATTGACGGCGCGCGGATAGTCGAAATGCGGAATTTGGTGAGACGGGTTCCGATCGCGGAGCACGTCAAAAGGCTGGCGATACGCTATGTTCTCGCCTCGCATCCCGACAACGACGCCGCCGCGCCTCTCGTGAAGCGGTACGTAAAATACGGGCCGAGTCCGCGCGGCGTCCAAGCGCTCATTTTGGGCGGTAAAGTGCGCGCTCTTCTGGCAAAACGGTATAACGTAGCCTCGGAAGACATCCGGAAATGCGCGCCGGCTGCGCTTCGGCACAGGCTGATACTTAATTTCGAGGCTGAAGCGGAAGGGGTTGATCCGGACAAAATAGTCGAGGAAGTGATAAGCTTGGTGGAAATGCCTGTTGTTGAGCCAGTTTAG
- the gcvPB gene encoding aminomethyl-transferring glycine dehydrogenase subunit GcvPB, with protein sequence MTHVKDRLIFEESVAGRRGVKFPKNEFGASFAAPEALAPAAHPFLPEVSELDVVRHYTRLSQRTFGVDTGFYPLGSCTMKYNPRLTDAAAALAGLAFIHPSQPPETVPGAIEMLAELSEWLCEVTGMDEYALQPAAGAQGEFSGMLVFRKYFDHIGEPGRNIMIVPDSAHGTNPASANVAGFKVVEIKSDERGLTDPAAVKVVIEKFGAESIAGIMLTNPNTLGLFETHILEIANLLHGAGALLYYDGANLNALLGIVRPGDTGFDLMHLNTHKSFSTPHGGGGPGAGPIGVKAKLAPFLPGALFKRVGDEFNVVYPEHSIGRVKSWWGNFLVLVRAYAYLIHHGAPGLKRISENAIINANYVQSRLKGYYDIPYFAHCMHEFVASAETLKRDFNVSAKDIDKKLLEEGFHAPTTYFPLIVHEALMIEPTETESKETLDAFCDTMIGFIARIKENADEFRKLNPLKLQIVHPDETKAARQLVPRWFPVGTEPSADKAESKKTTEA encoded by the coding sequence ATGACGCATGTAAAGGACAGGCTCATCTTCGAGGAATCGGTTGCGGGACGCAGGGGCGTAAAATTCCCGAAAAACGAATTCGGCGCTTCTTTCGCCGCGCCCGAGGCACTAGCACCCGCCGCACATCCATTCCTTCCCGAAGTGAGCGAGCTTGACGTTGTGAGGCATTACACTCGGCTATCGCAGCGCACTTTCGGCGTGGACACCGGATTTTATCCTCTCGGAAGCTGCACGATGAAATACAACCCTCGGCTGACCGACGCGGCGGCCGCGCTTGCGGGATTGGCGTTTATCCATCCTTCGCAGCCGCCCGAAACCGTGCCGGGCGCGATTGAAATGCTTGCGGAGCTGTCCGAGTGGCTCTGCGAAGTTACGGGAATGGACGAGTATGCGCTTCAGCCCGCGGCGGGAGCGCAGGGTGAATTTTCGGGAATGCTGGTTTTCCGGAAGTATTTCGACCACATCGGCGAACCGGGACGCAACATCATGATCGTCCCGGACAGCGCACACGGAACGAATCCGGCGAGCGCGAACGTTGCCGGATTCAAGGTTGTGGAAATAAAAAGCGACGAGCGCGGTTTGACCGATCCCGCGGCGGTGAAAGTTGTAATCGAGAAATTCGGCGCCGAATCAATCGCCGGAATAATGCTTACGAATCCGAACACGCTCGGGCTGTTCGAAACACACATTCTGGAAATAGCGAATCTCCTTCATGGCGCGGGTGCGCTTCTTTATTACGACGGCGCGAACCTGAACGCGCTTCTTGGAATCGTCCGGCCGGGCGATACCGGCTTCGACCTGATGCATCTGAATACTCATAAGAGTTTCTCCACTCCTCACGGCGGAGGCGGGCCGGGAGCGGGACCGATCGGCGTAAAGGCAAAACTCGCGCCGTTCCTTCCCGGGGCGCTGTTTAAACGCGTCGGCGATGAATTCAATGTCGTTTATCCTGAGCATTCAATCGGCCGCGTCAAGTCCTGGTGGGGAAATTTCCTGGTGCTCGTCCGCGCGTACGCGTACCTGATTCATCACGGCGCGCCGGGCCTGAAACGGATCTCCGAAAACGCTATCATCAACGCGAATTACGTCCAGTCGCGCCTTAAGGGTTACTACGATATCCCGTATTTCGCGCATTGCATGCACGAGTTCGTCGCGTCCGCCGAGACGCTGAAGCGCGACTTCAACGTTTCTGCGAAGGATATAGACAAAAAGCTGCTTGAAGAGGGCTTCCACGCGCCGACGACATACTTCCCGCTCATCGTCCACGAAGCGTTGATGATCGAGCCTACCGAGACCGAGAGCAAGGAGACGCTGGACGCGTTCTGCGACACGATGATCGGATTCATCGCGCGGATAAAAGAGAACGCGGACGAATTCCGCAAGCTTAATCCGCTGAAACTTCAAATCGTCCATCCGGACGAAACCAAAGCCGCCAGGCAGCTTGTTCCGCGTTGGTTTCCGGTGGGAACAGAGCCATCGGCGGACAAAGCCGAATCGAAAAAAACAACCGAAGCTTAG
- a CDS encoding 1-acyl-sn-glycerol-3-phosphate acyltransferase yields MSFFGRHLYWFSRNSVLLAAKLLWKISYIDTANIPKTGPLIIASNHASHLDPPLIGAGVPRKVTFIAKQELFSVPFVGWWMKQIGQISVARGGGGKEALATAEEVLRNDGCIIIFPEGTRTKSGRMQRGRTGVAVLALRTGAPVIPAAVEGTFEAFGHGKKIPKPGRVTVQFGKPLTFGQHIAADGTYPRAALEEVTSQIMLEIQRMLPEKRRPAEGEVPPAQTLSGNTG; encoded by the coding sequence GTGTCATTCTTCGGACGGCATCTTTATTGGTTTTCACGCAACTCGGTCCTCCTTGCCGCAAAGCTGCTTTGGAAAATAAGCTACATTGACACGGCAAACATCCCAAAGACCGGCCCGCTGATAATCGCATCGAACCATGCCAGCCACCTCGATCCACCGCTAATCGGCGCGGGAGTACCCCGCAAGGTGACATTCATAGCCAAGCAGGAGCTTTTCTCGGTGCCGTTCGTCGGCTGGTGGATGAAACAGATTGGCCAAATCAGCGTTGCCAGGGGCGGCGGCGGAAAGGAAGCGCTTGCAACTGCCGAAGAGGTATTGAGAAACGACGGCTGCATAATCATCTTCCCGGAAGGTACGCGCACAAAATCCGGAAGGATGCAGCGAGGAAGAACCGGGGTCGCCGTGCTTGCACTAAGGACAGGCGCGCCGGTAATTCCGGCCGCTGTCGAGGGCACATTCGAAGCCTTCGGCCACGGGAAGAAAATACCCAAGCCGGGAAGGGTGACGGTTCAGTTCGGAAAGCCGCTCACGTTCGGCCAGCACATCGCGGCCGACGGAACCTACCCGCGCGCGGCGCTCGAAGAGGTGACTTCGCAGATAATGCTCGAAATCCAAAGGATGCTGCCCGAAAAACGG
- a CDS encoding S8 family serine peptidase, which produces MKRIFLLLMLVLAGLAQGCKTGMNRPFSGDVDAPASRSAAAISVFDGVWLQAPAGMVPGVDYIPNEIIVGFEDSANAGVWSQVPGGGPNLGVFVIPPSANIRLYKNADVAALARHIASKLGLTVLANQEAYVGKLNFCTYRLPPGLDARDAARKIKTLFPHSVRYIQYNQIFRAQFSPDDPKWVDGTLWAINKIDADLAWDTATGNGVSVAVIDSGIRQTHEDLAWQSFPGVNLDLVNEDELPEDQHGHGTHVSGTVGARGNNAKGVIGVGWECTLIPVKVLNSQGWAASGTTAAGIALAEQLGADVINMSIGSSYADRTSAEACRNAWDAGIVLVAAAGNESTWRPSYPGALPEVISVGATNTSDGKTGYSNYGKTVDIAAPGGSGSGSNQIYSTIRNGFSSYGNMQGTSMASPHVAGAAAVLRESNPALTPNEVRGLLEGLGDDVLNQGSWQGAVKLYRLNVNNAIGQTVADFPTVDFTSHNDGDSVSTQFTLVVNPQAANGLAGVHWYMDGEHMGWDNSAPWELTIDPVTMLPGPHTFTAEVLDDKNLHGYDRLELIFSLPSVDTPYLTNFQDPPNSDNWISLDYSGAGQWQEIGTEDVMLFLGDPAKSGGAGYYPDDVDALLTPNFDLRGLSQPALYFRSAFDLAANDYLLVRLVDDGGTDDLIGYQAGRNAEWPNLQPFSISLSRSVNQTARIEFWLYHNGTSAGAGGVYIDDVVVTEPSLPPVVNMTSPETNEVVFGTKLVAGTVTDDLDSLRRVDFVVDDLVLLSLTEPPFEWGWDTTAVPDGPHAVWIKAYDEMGVMGYASEGSNHVTAYVHNTPIELGDFAPSSGAIGLPVTITGTGFGDYVGGSGLPAPWHKSYVYFTGESGLVEAVVDPLDWSDTQINTTVPEGAVSGPITVAVGTLSDVSANSFTVGAISGFAFTSPPQMALITSDATFTLTPQPFATSVEFDILEAPGIPIPEDTTPDEISFGLDLVQFPGNGKFTLVATARTPTTQEQATLVFFVERLRGDFNADRFVTAADLDFLRLHIGETPESPEWLAYLDSDRNGVVDERDALAVGYNFASKL; this is translated from the coding sequence TTGAAGCGAATCTTTTTATTGTTGATGCTTGTGCTGGCCGGTCTTGCCCAAGGATGCAAAACCGGCATGAACCGGCCGTTCAGCGGCGACGTGGACGCGCCGGCGTCAAGATCGGCGGCCGCGATTTCCGTCTTTGACGGAGTATGGCTCCAAGCTCCCGCGGGAATGGTGCCCGGAGTTGATTACATTCCCAACGAAATAATCGTCGGATTCGAGGATTCCGCAAATGCCGGCGTTTGGAGTCAAGTTCCGGGAGGCGGACCAAACCTGGGAGTTTTCGTTATTCCTCCATCCGCCAACATCAGGCTTTACAAAAATGCGGACGTTGCCGCGCTTGCAAGACATATTGCCTCGAAACTGGGATTGACCGTCCTTGCCAATCAAGAAGCATATGTCGGCAAGCTGAATTTTTGCACTTACAGACTGCCGCCGGGCTTGGACGCGCGAGACGCCGCGCGGAAAATCAAAACTCTGTTCCCGCATTCGGTCAGATATATCCAGTACAACCAAATTTTCCGCGCGCAGTTTTCGCCGGACGATCCCAAATGGGTTGACGGCACGCTTTGGGCGATTAACAAAATCGACGCGGATTTGGCCTGGGATACGGCGACAGGAAACGGAGTTTCCGTCGCGGTTATCGACAGCGGAATCAGGCAGACGCATGAGGATCTTGCATGGCAGTCGTTTCCCGGCGTCAACCTTGATCTTGTTAACGAGGACGAGCTTCCGGAAGATCAACACGGCCACGGAACTCATGTATCGGGAACCGTCGGCGCGCGCGGAAACAACGCGAAGGGCGTCATCGGAGTCGGCTGGGAATGCACGCTCATCCCGGTCAAGGTTCTGAACTCGCAGGGCTGGGCGGCAAGCGGAACTACCGCGGCGGGAATCGCGCTCGCGGAGCAGCTCGGTGCCGATGTAATCAATATGAGCATCGGCTCGTCCTACGCGGATCGCACATCGGCGGAAGCGTGCCGGAACGCCTGGGACGCGGGAATCGTATTGGTGGCTGCGGCCGGCAACGAGAGCACGTGGCGTCCGAGTTATCCGGGCGCACTTCCGGAGGTTATCAGCGTCGGCGCCACGAATACATCCGACGGAAAAACCGGCTATTCGAATTATGGCAAAACTGTGGACATCGCTGCGCCGGGAGGGAGCGGCAGCGGAAGCAATCAGATTTACTCCACCATTCGCAACGGTTTCAGCTCTTACGGAAATATGCAGGGTACAAGCATGGCTTCCCCGCACGTCGCAGGAGCAGCTGCGGTATTGCGCGAATCCAATCCCGCGCTAACTCCGAACGAAGTAAGGGGGCTGCTCGAGGGGCTTGGCGACGACGTGTTGAACCAAGGCTCATGGCAGGGTGCGGTAAAGCTGTACAGGTTGAACGTGAACAACGCAATCGGGCAAACGGTTGCGGACTTTCCGACGGTTGATTTCACAAGCCACAACGACGGCGATTCGGTATCAACGCAGTTTACGCTTGTCGTAAATCCGCAGGCGGCAAACGGCCTCGCGGGAGTCCATTGGTACATGGACGGCGAGCATATGGGCTGGGACAACTCCGCTCCGTGGGAGCTGACAATCGATCCGGTTACGATGCTTCCGGGCCCGCACACTTTCACCGCGGAAGTGCTGGACGACAAGAACCTTCATGGTTATGACAGGCTGGAACTGATATTTTCCCTACCATCGGTTGATACTCCCTATCTGACCAATTTCCAGGATCCTCCAAATTCGGACAACTGGATTTCGCTCGATTATTCCGGCGCCGGTCAGTGGCAGGAAATAGGCACCGAAGATGTGATGCTGTTTCTGGGAGACCCCGCGAAGTCAGGAGGGGCTGGCTATTACCCGGACGACGTAGACGCGCTGCTTACGCCGAACTTCGATTTGCGCGGGCTAAGTCAGCCCGCTTTGTATTTTCGCAGCGCATTCGATCTGGCAGCAAACGACTATCTGCTCGTAAGATTGGTGGACGACGGGGGAACGGACGATCTTATCGGATATCAAGCAGGCAGAAACGCCGAATGGCCGAACTTGCAGCCGTTTTCCATATCGCTTTCGCGTTCCGTCAACCAAACTGCTCGAATCGAGTTCTGGCTTTATCACAACGGAACGAGCGCCGGTGCGGGCGGAGTGTATATAGACGATGTTGTCGTAACCGAGCCGTCCTTGCCTCCTGTAGTGAATATGACCTCGCCCGAAACGAATGAAGTCGTATTCGGCACGAAACTTGTCGCAGGAACGGTTACGGACGATTTGGATTCACTTCGGCGGGTGGATTTCGTCGTGGATGATTTGGTTCTGCTTTCGCTGACCGAGCCCCCGTTTGAATGGGGTTGGGACACTACCGCGGTTCCCGACGGCCCGCACGCGGTTTGGATTAAGGCGTACGACGAAATGGGCGTTATGGGATATGCAAGCGAGGGCTCGAATCACGTCACGGCTTACGTACACAACACTCCGATTGAACTGGGCGATTTTGCTCCGTCTTCGGGAGCAATCGGCCTTCCGGTGACGATTACCGGCACCGGATTCGGCGATTACGTCGGAGGAAGCGGACTGCCCGCGCCCTGGCACAAAAGCTACGTTTATTTTACCGGCGAATCCGGATTGGTCGAAGCGGTGGTCGATCCGCTCGATTGGTCTGACACGCAGATAAACACAACGGTTCCCGAAGGGGCGGTATCGGGTCCAATCACCGTGGCGGTGGGAACACTTTCCGATGTGTCCGCCAATTCTTTCACCGTCGGCGCGATATCGGGATTCGCCTTTACTTCTCCCCCTCAAATGGCGTTGATCACTTCGGATGCGACATTTACGCTCACTCCGCAGCCGTTCGCTACGAGCGTGGAATTCGACATTCTGGAGGCTCCGGGCATCCCGATTCCGGAGGATACGACGCCGGACGAAATCAGCTTCGGCCTTGACCTCGTTCAGTTTCCGGGCAACGGCAAGTTCACGCTGGTTGCGACCGCTCGCACCCCGACGACTCAAGAGCAGGCGACGCTTGTGTTTTTTGTGGAAAGGCTGCGCGGCGACTTCAATGCGGACAGGTTCGTCACCGCGGCGGATCTGGACTTTCTGCGTCTGCACATCGGCGAAACTCCGGAGTCGCCGGAATGGCTTGCATATCTGGATTCAGACCGCAACGGCGTGGTGGATGAGCGCGACGCGCTGGCTGTCGGTTACAACTTCGCGAGCAAACTTTAG
- a CDS encoding PLP-dependent aminotransferase family protein, with protein sequence MFINLDKSSREPVYRQIIKAIAEMIDSGILAGGEKLPSSRELARQLGVTRKTVITAYQELAALQYFESNIGSGTFVSQLKGKKPAALSATAENSEPEFDDREQPEDLGTMDWSSYGFNGEFFAMPRRNRNLYKGSDQFISFAKALPDPGQFPFERIKKIASRMLWDPKESFFNYGHPQGYQPLVEWLSHILAAEQVDMREGRNDVILAGGFQLALTLLLTFLIRDGKAVAVEDPTYTSILNSLIARRIKHVGIPVESDGMNLEILEQKLKSGSIGLVISVPTLQNPTGTIMSLEKRKALIRLAAKYEVPVIEDAYLMFLGHDGRHLPSLKALDRGGFVFQIGSFSKVFLPGLRIGWITAPADAALALVKLKRASDQGDSFFLQTLLHEFIKKGYFEMHLRKVRRIYDGRRAAMAAELEKTMADVVKWLKPEGGLSYWLKLPKGHSSRALYEYSLVRGIEIAPGNFFHVGKRDSECFRLAFSLVNQQNIQDGIRRLGKIVGDFLREKRTK encoded by the coding sequence ATGTTCATCAATTTGGACAAATCGAGCCGCGAGCCTGTCTACAGGCAGATTATCAAGGCGATCGCGGAGATGATCGACAGCGGCATTTTGGCGGGCGGCGAGAAGCTGCCGTCTTCACGCGAGCTTGCCCGCCAGCTCGGAGTCACGCGCAAAACCGTGATTACGGCGTACCAAGAGCTTGCGGCACTTCAGTATTTCGAATCCAACATCGGCAGCGGCACTTTTGTAAGCCAGCTCAAGGGAAAAAAGCCGGCAGCTTTGTCTGCAACGGCTGAAAATTCCGAGCCGGAATTCGATGATCGGGAGCAACCGGAAGACCTCGGAACGATGGACTGGTCTTCTTACGGATTCAACGGCGAGTTTTTCGCAATGCCGCGCCGCAACAGGAACTTGTATAAGGGGTCCGACCAATTCATCAGTTTCGCCAAGGCGCTTCCGGATCCGGGGCAGTTTCCATTCGAGCGGATTAAGAAAATCGCGTCCAGGATGCTTTGGGATCCGAAGGAGAGCTTTTTCAATTACGGCCACCCCCAAGGTTACCAGCCGCTGGTCGAATGGTTGTCGCATATTCTCGCGGCGGAGCAGGTGGACATGAGGGAGGGCAGGAACGACGTAATCTTGGCGGGCGGATTTCAGCTTGCTTTGACCCTTCTCCTGACGTTTCTTATACGGGACGGCAAGGCGGTCGCTGTCGAAGACCCCACATACACTTCGATTCTCAACTCGTTAATCGCACGCAGGATCAAGCACGTCGGCATACCTGTCGAAAGCGACGGGATGAACCTAGAGATTCTGGAGCAAAAGCTCAAAAGCGGCTCCATAGGCCTTGTAATCAGCGTTCCGACGCTGCAAAATCCGACGGGAACGATAATGTCGCTCGAAAAGCGGAAAGCTTTGATTCGGCTTGCGGCGAAGTACGAAGTTCCCGTGATCGAAGACGCGTATCTTATGTTTCTTGGACACGACGGCAGGCACTTGCCGAGCCTGAAAGCGCTTGACCGCGGCGGATTCGTGTTTCAGATCGGCAGCTTCAGCAAGGTGTTCCTGCCTGGATTGCGCATCGGCTGGATAACCGCTCCGGCGGACGCGGCGCTTGCGCTTGTCAAGCTGAAGCGCGCTTCCGATCAAGGCGACAGCTTTTTCCTTCAAACATTGCTGCACGAATTCATCAAAAAGGGGTATTTTGAAATGCACCTGCGAAAGGTGCGCAGAATTTACGACGGAAGGCGCGCGGCGATGGCGGCGGAGCTGGAAAAAACGATGGCTGACGTAGTGAAGTGGCTCAAGCCGGAAGGCGGGCTTTCATACTGGCTTAAGCTTCCCAAAGGGCATTCCAGCCGCGCGTTGTACGAGTATTCGCTTGTCAGGGGCATCGAAATCGCGCCTGGAAACTTTTTCCATGTCGGCAAACGGGATTCGGAATGTTTCAGGCTTGCATTTTCCCTCGTTAACCAGCAGAATATACAGGACGGCATCCGGCGTTTAGGCAAAATCGTCGGCGACTTCCTAAGGGAGAAGCGGACGAAATGA
- the gcvPA gene encoding aminomethyl-transferring glycine dehydrogenase subunit GcvPA has product MPYIANTDAQRAEMLAAIGVGSFEELLDGVPRATRADRFNLPDGLAEQDVMKRVRRLAGKNAVFAPGRMYAGAGIYNHYIPPVVAQLAARSEFVTAYTPYQPEVSQGLLQTIFEYQTYICELTGLDISNASTYDGAVGCADAVNIARAATKRGAAIISPNIHPHSIDVVRTYNIGWKMEIGKLPYSNSFEIDLKTLDTRLAKKDVACVVVQMPNFYGYFETGLSKLGEICKKHGTLLAVGWYPFCAPFVARPGDIGADIAFGEGQPLGIPMGFGGPALGFLACRSDLVRFLPGRLIGKTEDANGKTAYVMTLQAREQHIRRDKATSSICTNQALMALTSTIYLSSLGKQGFREVGELESAAAKYLEKELTKIRGVDNAFPGAPFFNEFTIDITETDSQALFNRLVERDFLPGVPLANFGGDWNRWLIAATEQHTKEDIDEFVRAFAEEVSK; this is encoded by the coding sequence ATGCCATACATAGCCAATACCGACGCTCAACGCGCAGAGATGCTTGCGGCAATCGGCGTCGGCTCGTTCGAGGAATTGCTCGACGGCGTGCCGCGGGCGACGCGCGCGGATCGGTTCAATTTGCCCGATGGGCTTGCCGAGCAGGACGTGATGAAGCGCGTCCGCAGGCTCGCCGGAAAAAACGCGGTTTTCGCGCCGGGCAGAATGTACGCCGGGGCGGGAATTTACAACCACTATATCCCGCCGGTCGTTGCCCAGTTGGCGGCGCGCAGCGAGTTCGTGACCGCTTATACGCCATACCAGCCGGAAGTCAGCCAGGGACTGCTCCAGACGATTTTCGAATACCAAACCTACATTTGCGAGCTGACCGGCCTGGATATATCGAACGCTTCCACATACGACGGAGCGGTAGGATGCGCGGACGCGGTAAACATCGCGCGCGCGGCCACCAAGCGCGGAGCTGCGATCATATCGCCGAATATTCACCCGCACTCGATTGACGTGGTTCGCACTTACAACATCGGCTGGAAGATGGAAATTGGCAAGCTTCCGTATTCAAATTCGTTTGAAATCGACTTGAAAACGCTGGATACGAGGCTTGCGAAGAAAGACGTCGCCTGCGTCGTCGTACAAATGCCCAATTTCTACGGATACTTCGAAACCGGTCTTTCGAAACTCGGCGAAATATGCAAGAAACACGGAACGCTTTTGGCGGTCGGCTGGTATCCGTTCTGCGCGCCATTCGTTGCAAGGCCCGGCGACATCGGCGCGGACATCGCCTTCGGAGAGGGCCAGCCCTTGGGGATCCCGATGGGATTCGGCGGCCCGGCCTTGGGATTTCTAGCCTGCCGCAGCGATCTTGTGCGGTTCCTCCCCGGAAGGCTTATCGGCAAAACCGAGGACGCAAACGGCAAAACCGCATATGTAATGACGCTTCAGGCGCGCGAGCAGCATATCCGCCGCGACAAAGCGACATCCAGCATTTGCACAAACCAGGCGCTGATGGCACTGACTTCGACCATTTACTTGTCATCGCTTGGCAAGCAGGGATTCCGCGAAGTCGGCGAGCTGGAAAGCGCCGCCGCGAAGTACCTAGAAAAGGAACTCACCAAAATCCGCGGCGTGGACAACGCCTTCCCCGGCGCGCCGTTCTTCAACGAATTCACGATAGACATCACCGAAACCGATTCCCAGGCCTTATTCAACCGGCTTGTTGAGCGTGATTTCCTTCCCGGCGTGCCGCTCGCGAATTTCGGCGGAGATTGGAACCGATGGTTGATTGCGGCCACCGAGCAGCATACGAAGGAAGACATAGACGAGTTTGTCCGCGCCTTCGCCGAGGAGGTGTCGAAATGA